The Streptococcus oralis Uo5 genome includes a window with the following:
- the typA gene encoding translational GTPase TypA, translating into MTKLREDIRNIAIIAHVDHGKTTLVDELLKQSETLDARTELAERAMDSNDIEKERGITILAKNTAVAYNGTRINIMDTPGHADFGGEVERIMKMVDGVVLVVDAYEGTMPQTRFVLKKALEQDLVPIVVVNKIDKPSARPAEVVDEVLELFIELGADDDQLDFPVVYASAINGTSSLSDDPADQEATMAPIFDTIIDHIPAPVDNSDEPLQFQVSLLDYNDFVGRIGIGRVFRGTVKVGDQVTLSKLDGTTKNFRVTKLFGFFGLERREIQEAKAGDLIAVSGMEDIFVGETITPTDAVEALPILHIDEPTLQMTFLVNNSPFAGKEGKWVTSRKVEERLQAELQTDVSLRVDPTDSPDKWTVSGRGELHLSILIETMRREGYELQVSRPEVIVKEIDGVKCEPFERVQIDTPEEYQGSVIQSLSERKGEMLDMISTGNGQTRLVFLVPARGLIGYSTEFLSMTRGYGIMNHTFDQYLPLIPGEIGGRHRGALVSIDAGKATTYSIMSIEERGTIFVNPGTEVYEGMIIGENSRENDLTVNITKAKQMTNVRSATKDQTAVIKTPRILTLEESLEFLNDDEYMEVTPESIRLRKQILNKAEREKANKKKKSAE; encoded by the coding sequence ATGACAAAATTAAGAGAAGATATCCGTAACATTGCGATTATCGCCCACGTTGACCACGGTAAAACAACCCTCGTTGACGAATTATTGAAACAATCAGAAACGCTTGATGCACGTACTGAATTGGCAGAGCGCGCTATGGACTCAAACGATATCGAAAAAGAGCGTGGAATTACCATCCTTGCGAAAAACACTGCCGTTGCCTACAACGGAACTCGTATCAATATCATGGATACACCAGGACACGCGGACTTCGGTGGAGAAGTTGAGCGTATCATGAAAATGGTTGACGGTGTTGTCTTGGTCGTAGATGCTTACGAAGGAACCATGCCACAAACTCGTTTCGTATTGAAAAAAGCCTTGGAACAAGACCTTGTTCCAATCGTGGTTGTCAACAAAATCGATAAACCATCAGCTCGTCCAGCAGAAGTAGTGGACGAAGTCTTGGAACTTTTCATTGAGCTTGGTGCAGATGATGATCAGCTTGACTTCCCAGTGGTGTATGCTTCAGCTATCAACGGAACATCTTCATTGTCAGATGATCCAGCTGACCAAGAAGCTACGATGGCGCCAATCTTTGACACGATTATCGACCATATCCCAGCTCCAGTAGACAACTCAGATGAGCCTTTGCAGTTCCAAGTGTCACTTTTGGACTACAATGACTTCGTTGGTCGTATCGGTATCGGTCGTGTCTTCCGTGGTACTGTTAAGGTTGGGGACCAAGTTACCCTTTCTAAACTAGATGGTACAACGAAGAACTTCCGTGTCACAAAACTCTTCGGTTTCTTTGGTTTGGAACGTCGTGAAATTCAAGAAGCCAAAGCGGGTGACTTGATTGCCGTATCAGGTATGGAAGACATCTTTGTCGGTGAAACGATCACTCCGACAGACGCAGTTGAAGCTCTTCCAATCCTACACATCGATGAGCCAACTCTTCAAATGACTTTCTTGGTCAACAACTCACCATTTGCTGGTAAAGAAGGTAAATGGGTAACTTCTCGTAAGGTGGAAGAACGCTTGCAAGCAGAATTGCAAACAGACGTTTCCCTTCGTGTTGACCCAACGGATTCACCAGATAAATGGACTGTCTCAGGACGTGGAGAATTGCACTTGTCAATCCTTATCGAAACTATGCGTCGTGAGGGTTATGAACTTCAAGTATCTCGTCCAGAAGTTATCGTAAAAGAAATCGACGGTGTTAAATGTGAGCCATTTGAACGTGTGCAAATCGATACTCCAGAAGAATACCAAGGATCTGTTATCCAAAGCCTTTCTGAACGTAAGGGTGAAATGTTGGATATGATTTCAACTGGTAATGGTCAAACTCGTTTGGTCTTCCTAGTTCCAGCGCGTGGATTGATTGGTTACTCAACTGAGTTCTTATCTATGACTCGTGGTTACGGTATCATGAACCATACCTTTGACCAATACTTGCCACTCATCCCAGGTGAAATTGGTGGACGTCACCGTGGTGCCCTTGTTTCTATCGATGCTGGTAAGGCTACAACTTACTCAATCATGTCTATCGAAGAACGTGGTACCATCTTTGTCAACCCAGGTACTGAGGTTTACGAAGGAATGATCATCGGTGAAAACTCTCGTGAGAACGACTTGACTGTTAATATCACGAAAGCAAAACAAATGACCAACGTCCGTTCAGCTACCAAGGATCAAACAGCGGTTATCAAGACACCTCGTATCTTGACCCTTGAAGAGTCTCTTGAGTTCTTGAATGACGATGAGTACATGGAAGTAACGCCTGAGTCTATCCGTTTGCGTAAGCAAATCCTCAACAAGGCAGAGCGCGAGAAAGCCAACAAAAAGAAAAAATCAGCTGAATAA
- a CDS encoding 16S rRNA pseudouridine(516) synthase, whose amino-acid sequence MRLDRLLAQEKVSRKAMKQALLKKEILVDNCPASSLSQNVDTGLQKLVFQGRQIQGYEHTYLLLHKPNGVVTASKDKKLPTVMDLLPPDIKSYQLYAVGRLDRDTTGLLLLTDNGPLGFQLLHPQYHVDKSYQMVVNGPLTSEHIQKFKDGIVFLDGTTCKPAQLEILSSSPTESHASITISEGKFHQIKKMFLSVGVKVTSLKRVQFGDFTLDPELSEGQFRSLNPEELELIKKHLEKSG is encoded by the coding sequence ATGCGTTTAGATAGATTATTAGCCCAAGAAAAGGTCAGTCGCAAGGCTATGAAACAGGCTCTATTAAAAAAAGAAATCCTAGTGGACAATTGTCCAGCCAGCTCCCTGTCTCAAAATGTCGACACTGGGTTGCAGAAATTAGTCTTTCAAGGACGGCAAATCCAAGGCTACGAGCACACCTACCTCCTGCTTCATAAGCCAAACGGAGTCGTTACAGCGAGCAAGGATAAGAAACTGCCAACCGTAATGGACCTCCTTCCACCTGACATCAAGTCTTACCAGCTCTATGCTGTCGGCAGGTTAGACCGCGATACGACAGGACTGCTCCTTTTGACAGACAATGGACCTTTAGGCTTCCAGCTCCTTCATCCCCAGTACCATGTCGATAAATCCTATCAAATGGTAGTAAACGGACCGCTCACGTCAGAACATATCCAAAAATTCAAGGATGGAATCGTCTTTTTAGATGGGACCACTTGTAAACCAGCTCAGCTCGAAATTCTGTCCTCAAGCCCAACAGAGAGCCATGCCTCCATCACCATTTCAGAAGGGAAATTTCATCAGATTAAGAAAATGTTCCTCTCAGTAGGAGTCAAGGTGACCTCTCTCAAACGAGTTCAGTTCGGTGATTTCACTTTAGACCCAGAACTATCAGAAGGTCAATTCCGTTCCTTGAATCCAGAAGAATTAGAGTTGATTAAAAAACACTTAGAAAAAAGTGGATAA
- a CDS encoding rhodanese-like domain-containing protein — MTIWIVWGIVLAIVAWMGYNYLRIRRAAKIVDNAEFEALIRKGQLIDVREPAEFHRKHILGARNIPSNQLKSSLAALRKDKPVLLYENQRGQGVTNAALYLKKQGFSEIYILSYGLDSWNGKVKTS, encoded by the coding sequence ATGACAATTTGGATTGTTTGGGGAATCGTATTGGCGATAGTGGCATGGATGGGGTATAACTACCTTCGTATTCGTCGTGCGGCTAAGATTGTGGACAATGCAGAATTTGAAGCCTTGATTCGGAAAGGGCAATTGATTGATGTCCGTGAACCAGCAGAATTTCACAGGAAACATATCCTCGGAGCCCGTAATATTCCTTCAAATCAGTTGAAGTCAAGCCTTGCAGCCCTTCGTAAGGATAAACCTGTCCTTCTCTACGAAAACCAACGCGGACAAGGAGTGACCAATGCAGCACTTTATTTGAAAAAACAAGGTTTCTCTGAGATTTATATCCTTTCTTATGGGTTGGATTCTTGGAACGGGAAGGTCAAGACGAGCTAA
- a CDS encoding YqgQ family protein, translated as MKAMKTFYDVQQFLKQFGIIVYMGKRLYDIELMKLELSRIYDAGLMDKLDYLEAEAVLRREHKIELDYIEKNGDKNL; from the coding sequence ATGAAAGCTATGAAAACATTCTATGATGTGCAGCAATTTCTCAAACAGTTTGGTATTATTGTTTACATGGGGAAGCGTTTGTATGATATTGAACTGATGAAGCTCGAACTCTCTCGGATCTATGATGCAGGTCTCATGGACAAGCTAGATTACCTAGAAGCGGAAGCTGTTCTCCGCAGGGAGCACAAGATAGAATTAGACTACATAGAGAAAAATGGAGATAAGAACTTATGA
- a CDS encoding LysR family transcriptional regulator: MRIQQLHYIIKIVETGSMNEAAKQLFITQPSLSNAVRDLENEMGIEIFIRNPKGITLTRDGMEFLSYARQVVEQTQLLEERYKNPVAHRELFSVSSQHYAFVVNAFVSLLKKSDMEKYELFLRETRTWEIIDDVKNFRSEVGVLFLNSYNRDVLTKMLDDNHLLAHHLFTAQPHIFVSKTNPLAKKDKVKLADLEDFPYLSYDQGTHNSFYFSEEILSQEHHKKSIVVSDRATLFNLLIGLDGYTIATGILNSNLNGDNIVSIPLDIDDPIELVYIQHEKTSLSKMGERFIEYLLEEVQFDN, from the coding sequence ATGAGAATTCAACAACTACACTATATTATCAAAATTGTCGAAACTGGCTCTATGAACGAGGCAGCCAAGCAGCTCTTTATCACCCAACCCAGTCTCTCCAATGCCGTTCGAGATTTGGAAAATGAAATGGGGATTGAAATTTTTATTCGTAATCCCAAGGGCATTACCTTGACCCGTGATGGGATGGAGTTTCTCTCCTATGCCCGTCAAGTTGTCGAGCAAACCCAGCTTCTGGAGGAACGCTATAAAAATCCTGTCGCCCATCGTGAACTCTTTAGCGTTTCTTCTCAACACTATGCCTTTGTAGTCAATGCCTTTGTCTCTCTGCTCAAGAAAAGTGATATGGAAAAATACGAGCTCTTCCTTCGTGAAACTCGGACTTGGGAGATTATCGATGACGTCAAGAACTTCCGCAGTGAGGTCGGTGTCCTCTTTTTAAACAGCTACAATCGCGATGTTTTAACAAAAATGCTAGATGACAACCACCTCTTAGCCCACCATCTCTTTACAGCTCAGCCCCATATCTTCGTCAGCAAGACCAACCCTCTAGCTAAAAAAGATAAGGTCAAACTGGCTGATTTGGAAGACTTTCCTTATCTGAGTTATGACCAGGGGACGCACAACTCCTTCTACTTTTCAGAGGAGATTCTTTCACAAGAGCACCACAAGAAATCCATCGTAGTCAGTGACCGCGCCACCCTCTTTAACCTCTTGATTGGTTTGGATGGTTACACCATTGCAACAGGGATTTTGAACAGTAACCTCAACGGAGACAATATCGTTTCCATTCCGCTGGACATTGACGACCCGATTGAACTAGTCTATATCCAACATGAAAAAACTAGCCTATCTAAGATGGGCGAACGCTTTATCGAATACTTACTAGAAGAAGTTCAATTCGATAATTAA
- a CDS encoding N-acetylmuramoyl-L-alanine amidase: MKKILLTSALILSIAGLAPASVLGEENTTQSTSAVKEAIAKEEKKESSVEENSKSEVLPKVDVQEDKPKKEGWHQENHHWRFYQDDKPALNWKQIQGKWYYFDQDGNRLHSTIYKGYAFDQDGVMIENSWTKLDNQWYYADSSGRLAQNTWKKINGSWYYFDQIGSMLSNTAVDGYLLTKSGAMAEKGWTKLDQIWYYVAPSGKISQDKWEKINGSWYYFDKDGGMLSATTFKGYLFNQSGAMAENNWVKIKDTWFYANGSGRYVQENWQKIQGSWYSFDQNGGMLADKWKESYYLKTSGAMAENEWIFDKAYKSWFYLKADGRYANQEWIGAYYLKSGGYMAKSEWIYDNSDKARYYLDDNGHYVSGTYKIDGKEHLFQKYGQWISEVSTEGGFTKGLYSNTIFLDPGHGGRDSGAFYYNVAEKDLNMQIYRKLRTKLEELGYKVLTSRDSDIDVDFVTERSRMVNKTNSDIFISIHFNATGNTYSKASGIQTYSYSDEPDYPSKINKYWHNHPDRMSESKRLAAAIHSSLLAETGAKDAGLLESSYAVLRETAKPAVLLELGYMDNFSENQQIRDSHYQDKLVAGIVKGIQKYYAGR, encoded by the coding sequence GTGAAAAAGATACTACTGACCAGTGCTTTAATCCTTTCAATCGCAGGATTAGCACCCGCATCCGTCTTAGGAGAAGAAAACACAACTCAATCCACATCTGCTGTCAAGGAAGCAATTGCCAAAGAAGAAAAGAAAGAGTCGAGTGTTGAGGAAAACTCTAAATCAGAAGTTCTTCCGAAAGTAGATGTGCAAGAAGACAAGCCCAAAAAAGAAGGATGGCACCAAGAAAATCACCACTGGCGCTTTTACCAAGATGATAAGCCTGCTTTGAACTGGAAACAAATCCAAGGCAAATGGTACTACTTCGATCAAGATGGTAATCGTCTTCATTCTACTATCTACAAAGGCTATGCCTTTGACCAAGATGGTGTCATGATAGAAAATAGTTGGACCAAACTGGACAATCAATGGTATTATGCTGATTCCTCTGGACGACTAGCTCAGAACACCTGGAAAAAAATTAACGGCTCTTGGTACTATTTTGACCAAATTGGAAGTATGCTCAGCAACACTGCCGTTGACGGCTATCTTCTCACAAAAAGCGGAGCTATGGCAGAAAAGGGCTGGACTAAATTAGACCAAATTTGGTACTATGTCGCTCCTTCTGGAAAGATCTCACAGGATAAATGGGAGAAAATCAACGGTTCTTGGTATTACTTTGACAAAGACGGTGGAATGCTGAGTGCGACAACCTTCAAGGGCTACCTCTTCAACCAGAGTGGAGCTATGGCAGAAAACAACTGGGTCAAAATTAAGGATACTTGGTTCTATGCGAACGGGTCAGGGAGATATGTCCAAGAAAACTGGCAAAAGATTCAGGGTTCCTGGTACTCATTTGACCAAAATGGTGGAATGCTAGCAGACAAATGGAAAGAAAGCTACTACCTTAAAACCAGTGGAGCCATGGCGGAGAATGAGTGGATCTTCGATAAAGCCTACAAGAGCTGGTTCTATCTAAAAGCGGATGGTCGTTATGCAAATCAGGAGTGGATTGGAGCATACTACCTCAAGTCAGGTGGTTACATGGCAAAGAGCGAATGGATTTACGATAACTCTGACAAAGCACGCTACTACCTAGATGATAATGGCCATTATGTTTCAGGAACTTACAAGATAGACGGTAAGGAACACCTGTTCCAAAAATACGGCCAATGGATTTCTGAAGTTTCAACTGAAGGCGGATTTACAAAAGGACTATACAGCAATACCATCTTCCTAGATCCTGGGCATGGTGGTCGAGATTCAGGAGCTTTTTACTACAATGTAGCTGAAAAAGATCTCAACATGCAGATTTACCGTAAGCTTCGTACTAAGTTAGAAGAACTAGGCTACAAGGTCCTCACTTCTCGTGATAGTGATATTGACGTTGATTTTGTTACCGAACGTTCTCGTATGGTTAATAAGACCAACTCTGATATTTTTATCAGTATTCACTTCAACGCTACTGGTAATACCTACTCAAAAGCGAGCGGTATTCAAACCTACTCCTATAGCGATGAACCTGATTATCCAAGTAAGATTAATAAATACTGGCACAATCACCCAGATCGTATGAGTGAAAGCAAACGCCTCGCCGCTGCCATCCACTCCTCTCTTCTAGCAGAAACAGGGGCCAAGGATGCTGGCTTATTGGAAAGCAGCTATGCAGTACTACGCGAAACAGCCAAACCAGCCGTTCTCCTAGAACTTGGTTATATGGATAATTTCTCCGAAAACCAACAAATCAGAGATAGCCACTACCAAGATAAACTGGTCGCAGGCATCGTGAAAGGGATCCAAAAATATTATGCTGGTCGATAA
- a CDS encoding LiaF transmembrane domain-containing protein: MKKLLGLVFLVAAALVLYFGSVGWPSLDVNLWSLIPVGLFLYFTLENFLKKDYKGSLMCLIIAFIIANAIFDLLPISSGLVIGAGVLACVGLGYLFPDKDKKEDK; the protein is encoded by the coding sequence ATGAAAAAATTATTGGGCCTTGTATTTTTAGTAGCAGCAGCGCTAGTATTGTATTTCGGTTCTGTTGGATGGCCAAGTTTGGATGTTAACCTCTGGTCACTCATTCCGGTAGGATTGTTCCTTTATTTCACGCTAGAAAACTTTTTGAAAAAAGACTACAAGGGTAGTCTGATGTGCTTGATCATTGCCTTTATCATTGCAAATGCTATTTTTGATCTCTTGCCCATTTCAAGTGGTTTGGTGATTGGTGCCGGTGTGCTAGCTTGTGTAGGACTTGGCTACCTCTTTCCTGATAAGGATAAAAAAGAAGATAAATAA
- a CDS encoding DUF6287 domain-containing protein, whose translation MNKKEWVKQFEETNGRKPTASELAEAQSTKKFARGARNIKIYIGIVLCILVAIILVSVFSHSLIGKKESNQASSSVSTTESTSQSSTSQGKTDETDKDKQEEIQKLKDQLTALDTKITEAEALVSKLKKETTVPKLDIEAIKNNDLSSLEGTWRSQSGNEYIINDSGEVRATWFTNDQKYESVVGLKVSKGQDSRNPETASISAWVKDSVAGGFVVVAVPSGVVMQPADDGKITDKSNHAEERLLSGQDYGSMLMKPENVYYRVKPDTSKLEEAEKNLAQLQADRESIKSSLESKEKKN comes from the coding sequence ATGAACAAGAAAGAATGGGTAAAACAATTTGAGGAGACGAATGGCCGCAAGCCGACTGCATCAGAATTAGCAGAGGCGCAGTCAACTAAAAAGTTTGCGAGAGGAGCTAGAAATATCAAAATCTATATTGGGATAGTCCTCTGTATTTTGGTTGCTATAATCCTAGTAAGTGTTTTCTCGCATTCTCTGATTGGAAAGAAAGAGTCAAATCAAGCATCGTCTTCGGTTTCAACTACAGAGTCAACAAGTCAATCGTCTACAAGCCAAGGAAAAACAGATGAGACTGATAAGGATAAACAAGAGGAAATTCAGAAACTCAAGGATCAACTGACTGCTTTAGATACCAAAATTACTGAAGCAGAAGCACTTGTTAGCAAGTTGAAGAAAGAAACTACCGTTCCAAAACTAGATATTGAAGCAATCAAGAACAATGATTTGTCTAGTTTAGAAGGTACTTGGCGTAGTCAATCTGGTAATGAATACATTATTAATGATTCTGGAGAAGTACGTGCGACTTGGTTTACAAATGATCAAAAGTACGAATCTGTAGTTGGATTAAAGGTATCAAAAGGACAAGATAGTCGTAACCCTGAGACAGCGTCTATCAGTGCGTGGGTAAAAGATTCTGTTGCTGGAGGATTTGTAGTAGTAGCTGTACCAAGTGGAGTTGTTATGCAACCTGCTGATGACGGAAAGATTACGGATAAAAGCAATCATGCTGAGGAAAGACTACTTTCAGGACAAGATTATGGGTCTATGTTAATGAAACCAGAAAATGTTTATTATCGTGTGAAACCAGATACCAGTAAACTTGAGGAGGCAGAAAAGAACTTAGCTCAACTACAAGCAGACCGTGAATCAATCAAATCTTCTCTAGAGTCAAAGGAAAAGAAAAACTAG
- a CDS encoding ABC transporter permease: MKKYQRMHLIFIRQYIKQIMEYKVDFVVGVLGVFLTQGLNLLFLNVIFQHIPSLEGWTFQEIAFIYGFSLIPKGLDHLFFDNLWALGQRLVRKGEFDKYLTRPINPLFHILVETFQIDALGELLVGGILLATTVSSIAWTLPKFLLFLVCIPFATLIYTSLKIATASIAFWTKQSGAMIYIFYMFNDFAKYPISIYNSLLRWLISFIVPFAFTAYYPASYFLQDKDGLFNIGGLIVISLVFFVISLKLWDRGLDAYESAGS; encoded by the coding sequence ATGAAAAAATATCAACGCATGCATTTGATTTTTATCAGACAATACATCAAGCAAATCATGGAGTACAAGGTTGATTTTGTGGTTGGTGTCTTGGGAGTCTTTCTGACCCAAGGCTTGAACCTCTTGTTTCTCAATGTCATCTTTCAACACATCCCTTCGCTAGAGGGTTGGACCTTTCAAGAGATTGCATTTATCTATGGATTTTCTTTGATTCCCAAGGGATTGGACCATCTCTTTTTTGACAATCTCTGGGCTTTAGGTCAACGACTAGTTCGAAAAGGGGAGTTTGACAAGTACCTGACGCGTCCCATCAATCCTCTCTTTCACATCCTTGTTGAGACCTTTCAGATTGATGCCTTAGGTGAACTTTTGGTCGGTGGAATTTTACTAGCGACAACAGTATCTAGTATTGCTTGGACTCTTCCTAAATTTCTGCTTTTTCTAGTTTGTATTCCCTTTGCGACCTTGATCTATACTTCCTTGAAAATCGCGACAGCCAGTATCGCCTTTTGGACCAAGCAGTCAGGAGCCATGATTTATATTTTTTATATGTTTAATGACTTTGCCAAGTATCCGATTTCCATTTACAATTCGCTTCTTCGTTGGTTGATTAGCTTTATCGTACCTTTCGCATTTACAGCCTACTATCCTGCCAGCTATTTCTTGCAGGACAAAGACGGGCTCTTTAATATTGGTGGATTAATTGTGATTTCTCTTGTCTTCTTTGTTATTTCTTTAAAACTCTGGGACAGGGGCCTGGATGCTTACGAAAGTGCAGGTTCGTAA
- a CDS encoding ABC transporter permease has protein sequence MVKLWRRYKPFINAGVQELITYRVNFILYRIGDVMGAFVAFYLWKAVFDSSQDSLIQGFSMADITLYIIMSFVTNLLTRSDSSFMIGEEVKDGSIIMRLLRPVHFAASYLFTELGSKWLIFISVGLPFLSVIVLMKILSGQGIVEVLGLTVLYLFSLTLAYLINFFFNICFGFSAFVFKNLWGSNLLKTSIVAFMSGSLIPLAFFPKIVSDILSFLPFSSLIYTPVMIIVGKYDASQILQAILLQFFWLIVMVGLSQLIWKRVQTFITIQGG, from the coding sequence ATGGTCAAATTGTGGAGACGTTATAAACCCTTTATCAATGCAGGTGTTCAGGAGTTGATCACCTATCGAGTCAACTTTATTCTCTATCGGATTGGGGATGTTATGGGAGCTTTTGTCGCTTTCTATCTCTGGAAGGCGGTCTTTGATTCTTCGCAAGATTCTTTGATTCAGGGCTTCAGCATGGCAGATATCACCCTCTACATCATTATGAGTTTTGTGACTAATCTTCTGACTAGGTCAGATTCGTCCTTTATGATTGGGGAGGAGGTCAAGGATGGTTCCATTATCATGCGCTTGTTGCGACCAGTGCATTTTGCGGCCTCTTACCTCTTTACAGAGCTTGGATCCAAGTGGTTGATTTTTATCTCTGTTGGACTGCCATTTTTAAGTGTCATTGTCTTGATGAAAATCTTATCGGGGCAAGGGATTGTAGAAGTGCTGGGCTTAACTGTCCTTTATCTCTTTAGCTTAACCCTAGCCTACCTGATCAACTTTTTCTTTAATATCTGCTTTGGATTTTCAGCCTTTGTGTTTAAAAATCTATGGGGTTCCAATCTACTCAAGACTTCCATAGTGGCCTTTATGTCTGGAAGTTTGATTCCCTTGGCTTTCTTTCCAAAGATTGTTTCAGATATCCTGTCCTTCCTGCCTTTTTCATCCTTGATTTACACTCCGGTTATGATCATTGTTGGGAAATACGATGCCAGTCAGATTCTTCAGGCCATCTTGCTACAGTTCTTCTGGCTCATAGTGATGGTGGGCTTGTCTCAGTTGATTTGGAAACGGGTCCAGACATTCATCACCATTCAGGGAGGTTAG
- a CDS encoding ATP-binding cassette domain-containing protein, producing the protein MAMIEVEHLQKNFVKTVKEPGLKGALRSFIHPEKQTFEAVKDLTFEVPKGQILGFIGANGAGKSTTIKMLTGILKPTSGYCRINGKIPQDNRQDYVKDIGVVFGQRTQLWWDLALQETYTVLKEIYDVPDSLFHKRMDFLNEVLDLKEFIKDPVRTLSLGQRMRADIAASLLHNPKVLFLDEPTIGLDVSVKDNIRRAITQINQEEETTILLTTHDLSDIEQLCDRIFMIDKGQEIFDGTVSQLKETFGKMKTLSFELLPGQSHLVSHYEGSSDMTIDRQGNSLSIEFDSSRYQSAEIIKQTLSDFEIRDLKMVDTDIEDIIRRFYRKEL; encoded by the coding sequence ATGGCAATGATAGAAGTGGAACATCTTCAGAAAAATTTTGTGAAGACAGTAAAGGAACCAGGCTTGAAGGGGGCTTTGCGCTCCTTTATTCATCCTGAAAAGCAGACCTTTGAAGCGGTCAAGGATTTGACCTTTGAAGTTCCAAAAGGCCAAATTTTAGGCTTTATCGGAGCAAATGGTGCTGGGAAGTCGACAACCATTAAAATGCTGACAGGAATTTTGAAGCCGACATCGGGTTATTGTCGAATCAATGGCAAGATTCCTCAGGACAATCGCCAAGATTATGTCAAGGATATTGGAGTTGTCTTTGGACAACGAACCCAGCTATGGTGGGATCTGGCCCTGCAAGAGACCTACACGGTCTTGAAAGAGATTTACGATGTGCCAGACTCGCTCTTTCATAAGCGCATGGATTTTTTGAATGAAGTCTTGGATTTGAAGGAATTTATCAAGGACCCCGTGCGGACTCTTTCACTGGGGCAACGGATGCGGGCGGATATTGCGGCTTCCTTGCTCCACAATCCCAAGGTTCTCTTTTTAGATGAACCGACCATTGGTCTGGATGTTTCCGTCAAGGACAATATTCGCCGGGCTATTACCCAGATCAATCAGGAGGAAGAAACAACTATCCTCTTGACCACTCACGACCTGAGCGACATTGAGCAACTCTGTGATCGAATTTTTATGATTGATAAGGGGCAAGAGATTTTTGATGGAACGGTTAGCCAGCTCAAGGAAACCTTTGGCAAGATGAAGACTCTTTCCTTTGAACTGCTACCAGGGCAAAGTCATCTTGTCTCTCACTATGAAGGCTCTTCGGATATGACCATTGATAGACAAGGAAACAGCCTCAGTATTGAATTCGACAGTTCTCGCTACCAGTCGGCTGAGATTATCAAGCAAACCCTGTCTGATTTTGAAATCCGCGATTTGAAGATGGTGGATACGGATATCGAGGATATTATCCGTCGCTTCTATCGAAAGGAGCTCTAA